From the genome of Uranotaenia lowii strain MFRU-FL chromosome 1, ASM2978415v1, whole genome shotgun sequence, one region includes:
- the LOC129746911 gene encoding cuticle protein-like: MAFKFVTFCALVAVARAGLIASPAVSYGAAPALAYAAPVQQLAYAAPLAKTVVAKQVIADEYDPNPQYSFSYGISDALTGDQKSQQESRQGDVVQGSYSVVDPDGVKRTVEYTADPHNGFNAVVHREPLVHKAVVAAPVAKTVIAQPAYASYAAPLATKTIVSQPAYASYAAPAVTKTIVSQPAYASYAAPATYAYHH; encoded by the exons ATGGCTTTCAAG TTTGTGACTTTCTGCGCCCTGGTGGCCGTTGCCCGTGCTGGACTCATCGCTTCCCCAGCTGTGTCCTATGGCGCTGCTCCAGCCCTGGCCTACGCTGCCCCAGTTCAGCAGCTGGCCTATGCCGCACCTCTGGCCAAGACTGTCGTGGCCAAGCAGGTCATCGCCGATGAGTACGACCCCAACCCACAGTACTCTTTCTCGTACGGAATCTCCGATGCCCTGACCGGGGACCAGAAGTCCCAGCAGGAATCCCGCCAAGGAGATGTCGTCCAGGGATCTTACTCCGTCGTTGACCCTGATGGTGTCAAGCGTACCGTTGAGTACACTGCTGATCCCCACAACGGATTCAACGCCGTCGTCCACCGTGAGCCTCTGGTTCACAAGGCTGTCGTTGCCGCCCCAGTTGCCAAGACTGTGATCGCCCAGCCAGCTTATGCCTCGTACGCTGCTCCTTTGGCCACCAAGACCATCGTCTCTCAGCCAGCTTATGCTTCCTATGCTGCCCCAGCTGTGACCAAGACCATTGTGTCCCAGCCAGCTTACGCCTCATATGCTGCCCCAGCCACTTACGCTTACCACCACTAA